One Nocardioides oleivorans DNA segment encodes these proteins:
- the ligD gene encoding non-homologous end-joining DNA ligase, translating to MLASKTDRVPTGAQWLHEVKWDGVRVLVDVRDGVARMTSRNDNNVTAAWPELSAAPLGDRDLMVDGEVIALNERGVPDFRVLQHRMHLRNATEVARLVRTVPATLMVFDLLRLDGDDLTARPLEERRALLEELPLAESTWQVPPAYDDGDMLFAATLQQGLEGVVSKRRTSRYRFDQRSEDWRKLAHRYRGSFVVGGWRPQVGTTNRLAALLVGEQTADGLLYRGRVGSGIAGATSKRLADLLAPLTSDASPFADEVPRVDAEGTFWVEPRVVVDIDTHGLGYERLRQPSFQGVRDDLSPEDLG from the coding sequence ATGCTCGCCAGCAAGACCGACCGCGTGCCCACGGGCGCGCAGTGGCTGCACGAGGTCAAGTGGGACGGTGTGCGGGTGCTGGTCGACGTGCGCGACGGCGTGGCCCGGATGACCAGCCGCAACGACAACAACGTCACCGCCGCATGGCCCGAGCTGAGCGCCGCGCCGCTGGGGGACCGCGACCTGATGGTCGACGGCGAGGTGATCGCCCTCAACGAGCGCGGCGTCCCCGACTTCCGCGTGCTCCAGCACCGCATGCACCTGCGCAACGCCACGGAGGTCGCGCGGCTGGTGAGGACGGTCCCGGCCACGCTGATGGTCTTCGACCTGCTGCGCCTTGACGGCGATGACCTCACCGCCCGCCCCCTCGAGGAGCGCCGCGCCCTCCTCGAGGAGCTCCCGCTCGCCGAGTCGACGTGGCAGGTGCCACCGGCCTACGACGACGGCGACATGCTGTTCGCCGCCACCCTCCAGCAGGGGCTCGAGGGCGTGGTCAGCAAGCGCCGCACCTCGCGCTACCGCTTCGACCAGCGCAGCGAGGACTGGCGCAAGCTCGCCCACCGCTACCGCGGCTCGTTCGTCGTCGGTGGCTGGCGCCCCCAGGTCGGTACGACGAACCGGCTGGCCGCGCTGCTCGTCGGCGAGCAGACCGCCGACGGCCTGCTCTACCGCGGCCGGGTCGGCAGCGGCATCGCCGGCGCCACCAGCAAGCGCCTCGCCGACCTGCTCGCACCGTTGACCAGCGACGCCAGCCCCTTCGCCGACGAGGTCCCGCGCGTCGACGCCGAGGGCACCTTCTGGGTCGAGCCGCGTGTCGTCGTCGACATCGACACCCACGGCCTGGGCTACGAGCGGTTGCGCCAGCCGTCGTTCCAGGGCGTGCGCGACGACCTCTCCCCTGAGGACCTGGGATGA
- a CDS encoding Ku protein: protein MRAIWKGAVSFGLVSVPVKLYAATESHDVSFRQVHAKDGGRIKYQRVCSLDGEEVAYADIAKGYETEDGEMVILTDDDMAELPSTSSREIAVEKFVPREQIDPLLFEKSYYLEPEGQGAKPYALLRQALKDADRMAVVTVALRQRTTIAVLRVRETEAGEVIVLQTMMWPDEVRVPDFKVEVDDAKPQEVKMAHMLVETLAGDFDASEFEDDYAGAVEALVKSKIDGGEIKRTETSTKTSGEVVDLLAALQKSVAAAKTARGEESDEAPAEKKTAAKKKAPAKKTAAKKTAAKKSAAKKTTTKKAAAKKAS, encoded by the coding sequence ATGCGAGCGATCTGGAAGGGCGCGGTCTCCTTCGGCCTGGTGAGCGTGCCGGTGAAGCTGTATGCCGCCACCGAGAGCCACGACGTGTCCTTCCGGCAGGTCCACGCCAAGGACGGCGGCCGGATCAAGTACCAGCGCGTCTGCTCCCTCGACGGGGAGGAGGTGGCCTACGCCGACATCGCGAAGGGCTACGAGACCGAGGACGGCGAGATGGTCATCCTCACCGACGACGACATGGCCGAGCTGCCGTCGACGTCGTCGCGCGAGATCGCGGTCGAGAAGTTCGTGCCTCGCGAGCAGATCGACCCGCTGCTCTTCGAGAAGTCCTACTACCTCGAGCCCGAGGGCCAGGGCGCCAAGCCTTACGCCCTGCTCCGCCAGGCGCTCAAGGACGCCGACCGGATGGCGGTCGTGACGGTCGCGCTGCGCCAACGTACGACGATCGCGGTGCTGCGCGTGCGCGAGACCGAGGCCGGCGAGGTCATCGTGCTGCAGACGATGATGTGGCCCGACGAGGTGCGCGTGCCCGACTTCAAGGTCGAGGTCGACGACGCCAAGCCGCAGGAGGTCAAGATGGCCCACATGCTCGTCGAGACCCTGGCCGGCGACTTCGACGCGAGCGAGTTCGAGGACGACTACGCCGGTGCCGTCGAGGCGCTGGTGAAGTCGAAGATCGACGGCGGCGAGATCAAGCGCACCGAGACCTCGACCAAGACCTCCGGCGAGGTCGTCGACCTGCTGGCCGCGCTCCAGAAGTCGGTCGCCGCCGCCAAGACCGCCCGTGGCGAGGAGTCGGACGAGGCCCCGGCCGAGAAGAAGACCGCCGCGAAGAAGAAGGCACCGGCCAAGAAGACCGCTGCGAAGAAGACCGCCGCCAAGAAGTCGGCCGCGAAGAAGACGACCACCAAGAAGGCTGCGGCGAAGAAGGCCAGCTGA
- the ligD gene encoding non-homologous end-joining DNA ligase, with amino-acid sequence MSPTNEVHVDVEGRTLTISNLDKVLYPRTGTTKGEVLNYYAQVSPVLLPHLKDRAVTRIRWPHGVEGSSFFEKNAPAGTPSWVRTATVSTTGSRTGKGDGTLRFPICDDLATLTWLANLAALELHVHQWTVDAKGRPRKPNRLVIDLDPGEPAGLHECAQVALLVRAALAERDLGCTPVTSGSKGLHLYAPLPDTGRGSLDSDGTTTVAREVAEALQKEHPDLVTATMTKAKRPGKVFLDWSQNSGSKTTVSPYSLRGRDRPTVAAPLTWDEVEEGAEDDLALDQLTFDQVLERVAAMGDVFEA; translated from the coding sequence ATGAGCCCCACCAACGAGGTCCACGTCGACGTCGAGGGCCGCACCCTCACCATCAGCAACCTCGACAAGGTCCTCTACCCGCGCACCGGCACCACCAAGGGCGAGGTGCTCAACTACTACGCCCAGGTCTCGCCGGTGCTGCTGCCGCACCTGAAGGACCGCGCCGTCACCCGGATCCGCTGGCCACACGGCGTGGAGGGGTCGAGCTTCTTCGAGAAGAACGCGCCGGCCGGCACGCCGTCGTGGGTGCGTACGGCCACCGTCTCCACCACCGGCTCGCGCACCGGCAAGGGCGACGGCACCCTGCGCTTCCCGATCTGCGACGACCTCGCCACGCTCACCTGGCTGGCCAACCTCGCCGCGCTCGAGCTGCACGTCCACCAGTGGACGGTCGACGCGAAGGGGCGCCCGCGCAAGCCCAACCGCCTCGTCATCGACCTCGACCCGGGCGAGCCGGCCGGGCTGCACGAGTGCGCGCAGGTCGCGCTGCTCGTGCGCGCCGCCCTCGCCGAGCGCGACCTGGGGTGTACGCCGGTCACGAGCGGCAGCAAGGGCCTCCACCTCTACGCGCCGCTGCCCGACACCGGCCGCGGGTCGCTCGACAGCGACGGCACGACCACGGTGGCCAGGGAGGTCGCCGAGGCGCTGCAGAAGGAGCACCCCGACCTCGTCACCGCGACCATGACCAAGGCCAAGCGCCCGGGCAAGGTCTTCCTCGACTGGTCGCAGAACTCCGGGTCCAAGACCACCGTCTCGCCGTACTCCCTGCGCGGGCGCGACCGGCCGACCGTCGCCGCTCCGCTGACGTGGGACGAGGTCGAGGAGGGTGCCGAGGACGACCTCGCGCTCGACCAGCTCACCTTCGACCAGGTCCTCGAGCGGGTGGCCGCGATGGGTGACGTGTTCGAGGCCTGA
- a CDS encoding carboxyl transferase domain-containing protein: MTRRWTAAELLDLVFDEGSFVSWDEPIDLSYADASPDSGYRAALEAAAEKAGTDESVLTGRGEVRGRPVAVVVNEFRFLAGSIGRAAADRITAAVRRATAEGLPLMASTASGGTRMQEGTPAFVRMVEISRALMDHRAAGLPYLVHLRHPTTGGVYASWGSLGHVTVAEPGALVGFLGPKVYEGLHGRPFRPGVQVAENLAATGVIDGVVPAEHLPEMLDQALAVLVDGPGPGRLPAREPRPIGDHAAWDSVERTRRTDRVGVRDLLAHGATGTLQLRGTDEGERDSTVLVALTRLDDQPCVVIGQDRSRQTPGHAMGPGALREARRGMRLAQELGLPLVSIIDTPGAELSPEAEERAIAGEIARCIATLTTMSVPTVSVILGQGCGGGALAFLPARTVVATEHAWLSPLPPEGASLIVHGDTAHAAEMASRQHIRATDLLADGVVQHVVPEVEGESSADLAVAVAAEIGARLRSLRA; the protein is encoded by the coding sequence GTGACCAGGCGCTGGACCGCCGCGGAGCTCCTCGACCTCGTCTTCGACGAGGGCTCCTTCGTGTCGTGGGACGAGCCGATCGACCTGTCCTACGCCGACGCGTCCCCGGACTCCGGCTACCGCGCCGCGCTCGAGGCCGCCGCCGAGAAGGCCGGCACCGACGAGTCCGTGCTGACCGGCCGGGGCGAGGTGCGCGGGCGTCCGGTGGCGGTCGTGGTCAACGAGTTCCGTTTCCTCGCCGGCTCGATCGGTCGGGCCGCCGCCGACCGGATCACCGCCGCCGTGCGCCGGGCCACCGCCGAGGGCCTGCCCCTGATGGCGAGCACCGCGTCGGGCGGCACCCGGATGCAGGAGGGCACGCCCGCCTTCGTGCGGATGGTCGAGATCTCCCGCGCGCTGATGGACCACCGGGCGGCCGGGCTGCCCTACCTGGTGCACCTGCGCCACCCCACGACCGGCGGCGTCTACGCCTCGTGGGGCTCGCTCGGCCACGTCACCGTCGCCGAGCCCGGCGCCCTGGTCGGCTTCCTCGGGCCCAAGGTCTACGAGGGCCTGCACGGTCGCCCGTTCCGCCCGGGGGTGCAGGTCGCGGAGAACCTCGCCGCCACCGGCGTCATCGACGGCGTCGTCCCTGCCGAGCACCTCCCCGAGATGCTCGACCAGGCGCTCGCCGTGCTCGTCGACGGCCCCGGCCCCGGCCGACTGCCCGCGCGGGAGCCGCGCCCGATCGGCGACCACGCCGCCTGGGACAGCGTCGAGCGCACCCGGCGTACGGACCGGGTGGGCGTGCGCGACCTCCTCGCCCACGGTGCCACCGGGACCCTGCAGCTCCGCGGCACCGACGAGGGTGAGCGCGACTCGACCGTGCTGGTGGCCCTCACCCGCCTCGACGACCAGCCGTGCGTCGTCATCGGGCAGGACCGCTCGCGCCAGACGCCCGGTCACGCGATGGGTCCCGGCGCGCTGCGCGAGGCCCGCCGCGGCATGCGCCTGGCCCAGGAGCTCGGCCTGCCGCTCGTCAGCATCATCGACACCCCCGGCGCCGAGCTCTCGCCCGAGGCCGAGGAGCGCGCCATCGCCGGCGAGATCGCCCGCTGCATCGCGACCCTCACCACGATGAGCGTGCCCACCGTGTCGGTGATCCTCGGCCAGGGCTGCGGGGGAGGGGCGCTCGCCTTCCTCCCCGCGCGCACGGTCGTGGCGACCGAGCACGCCTGGCTCTCACCGCTCCCGCCCGAGGGGGCGAGCCTGATCGTGCACGGCGACACCGCCCACGCCGCGGAGATGGCCTCGCGCCAGCACATCCGGGCCACCGACCTCCTCGCCGACGGCGTGGTCCAGCACGTCGTGCCCGAGGTCGAGGGCGAGTCGTCCGCCGACCTCGCCGTCGCGGTCGCCGCCGAGATCGGGGCCCGCCTGCGCTCGCTCCGTGCCTGA
- a CDS encoding SLC13 family permease: MGPEWIAIIALVALFVVGTLLPINMGALAYVAAWLVGMYSLNLDEKEILAGISADLVLTLIGVTYLFAIARQNGTVDLIVRTAVASVGGRVALIPWVMFAVTAVITAIGAASPAACAIIGPIALGFAGRYGISPLMMGMFVVHGAQAGGFSPISIYGTITNSVMEDAGMGASHMTIFLSSLLVNLVMAAILFIVLGGRKLMKLRMDGEGELVAAGGGTVAAGSGSGGGTTRRDRTDAQSATGASPSTGTPNPGDAGTTLEHTLTLLAFLAVAVVALVFDKNIGFAAITAAVVLSILTPKAYKDTVKQIAWPTVLLVAGVSTYATILTTAGSPEFVGKWAAGLGAAAIGALILCYVGGIVSAFASSTALLPVIIPIAIPLVAEGGLSAGLFVAALAVSSTIVDVSPFSTNGALMLANRPDSIGETTYYKQILGYAAIVTLVGPLLVWAALVLPGW, from the coding sequence ATGGGTCCGGAATGGATCGCGATCATCGCCCTGGTCGCCTTGTTCGTGGTCGGCACGCTGTTGCCGATCAACATGGGAGCGCTGGCCTACGTGGCCGCGTGGCTCGTCGGGATGTACTCCCTCAACCTCGACGAGAAGGAGATCCTCGCCGGCATCAGTGCCGACCTCGTCCTGACCCTGATCGGAGTGACGTACCTCTTCGCGATCGCGCGGCAGAACGGCACGGTGGACCTGATCGTGCGAACAGCCGTGGCGTCGGTCGGTGGTCGCGTGGCCCTGATCCCGTGGGTGATGTTCGCGGTCACCGCCGTGATCACCGCCATCGGGGCCGCGAGCCCCGCGGCGTGCGCGATCATCGGCCCGATCGCCCTCGGCTTCGCCGGCCGCTACGGCATCAGCCCGCTGATGATGGGCATGTTCGTGGTGCACGGCGCGCAGGCGGGCGGCTTCTCGCCGATCTCGATCTACGGCACGATCACCAACTCGGTGATGGAGGACGCCGGCATGGGCGCCTCGCACATGACGATCTTCCTCTCCAGCCTGCTGGTGAACCTCGTGATGGCCGCGATCCTCTTCATCGTGCTGGGCGGCCGGAAGCTGATGAAGCTGCGGATGGACGGCGAGGGCGAGCTCGTCGCGGCGGGCGGTGGCACCGTCGCCGCCGGGTCCGGGTCCGGAGGCGGTACGACGCGTCGCGACCGCACCGACGCGCAGTCGGCCACCGGTGCGAGCCCGAGCACCGGCACCCCCAACCCGGGTGACGCGGGCACCACGCTCGAGCACACCCTGACGCTGCTGGCCTTCCTCGCCGTGGCCGTCGTCGCGCTGGTCTTCGACAAGAACATCGGCTTCGCCGCGATCACCGCAGCGGTGGTGCTCTCGATCCTCACGCCGAAGGCCTACAAGGACACCGTCAAGCAGATCGCCTGGCCCACCGTGCTCCTCGTGGCCGGCGTCAGCACCTACGCCACGATCCTCACCACGGCCGGCTCCCCGGAGTTCGTCGGCAAGTGGGCCGCCGGGCTCGGCGCAGCGGCCATCGGCGCGCTCATCCTCTGCTACGTCGGCGGCATCGTGTCGGCGTTCGCCTCCTCGACCGCCCTGCTGCCGGTGATCATCCCGATCGCCATCCCGCTGGTCGCTGAGGGTGGCCTGTCCGCCGGGCTCTTCGTCGCCGCGCTCGCCGTGAGCTCGACGATCGTCGACGTGAGCCCGTTCAGCACCAACGGTGCGCTGATGCTGGCCAACCGGCCCGACAGCATCGGCGAGACCACCTACTACAAGCAGATCCTCGGCTACGCCGCGATCGTCACCCTCGTCGGCCCGCTCCTCGTGTGGGCCGCCCTCGTGCTCCCCGGATGGTGA
- a CDS encoding CaiB/BaiF CoA transferase family protein — protein sequence MTGPLSDLLVVDLTRALAGPHATQMLGDLGARVVKVEAPGSGDDTRGWGPPFVGDPDARQSTYFLCTNRNKESIALDLKDEGDKAVLLGLVDRADVLVENFRTGVLERLGLGIEELMRRNPRLVVLSITGFGHDGPEGGRAGYDQIAQGEAGLMSLTGSGPDDPQRVGVPIADLLSGMYGAYGILAALHERAATGKGQVVRTSLLASVVGVHAFQGTRWTVAGEVGRAQGNHHPSIAPYGLFRCRDGAVQIALGSEGLWKKFCAGFGLDPDAEGLATNSERVAVRERVIEVVEGVFADWDSEPLLARLAEVGVPAGKVRTLDEVYEWDQVASQGLLVDVEHPTLGGLTLPGPPLRFFDATGDEVTRTDHTAPPLLDQHSDEIRSWVSSGGGQ from the coding sequence ATGACCGGTCCTCTCTCCGACCTCCTGGTCGTCGACCTCACCCGCGCGCTCGCGGGCCCGCACGCCACCCAGATGTTGGGCGACCTCGGCGCCCGCGTCGTCAAGGTGGAGGCGCCGGGCTCCGGCGACGACACCCGCGGGTGGGGGCCGCCGTTCGTCGGCGATCCCGACGCCCGCCAGTCGACGTACTTCCTCTGCACCAACCGCAACAAGGAGTCCATCGCGCTCGACCTGAAGGACGAGGGCGACAAGGCGGTGCTGCTCGGCCTCGTCGACCGCGCCGACGTGCTGGTGGAGAACTTCCGCACGGGCGTCCTCGAGCGCCTCGGCCTCGGCATCGAGGAGCTGATGCGCCGCAACCCGCGCCTGGTCGTCCTCTCGATCACCGGCTTCGGGCACGACGGCCCCGAGGGCGGCCGCGCCGGCTACGACCAGATCGCGCAGGGCGAGGCGGGCCTGATGTCACTGACGGGATCGGGACCCGACGACCCGCAGCGCGTCGGCGTGCCCATCGCCGACCTGCTCTCGGGGATGTACGGCGCCTACGGCATCCTCGCCGCGCTCCACGAGCGCGCGGCCACGGGCAAGGGCCAGGTCGTGCGTACGTCGCTGCTCGCGTCCGTCGTCGGCGTGCACGCCTTCCAGGGCACCCGGTGGACCGTGGCCGGCGAGGTCGGCCGCGCGCAGGGCAACCACCACCCCTCGATCGCGCCTTACGGGCTCTTCCGCTGCCGCGACGGCGCGGTGCAGATCGCGCTGGGCAGCGAGGGGCTGTGGAAGAAGTTCTGTGCCGGCTTCGGGCTCGACCCCGACGCCGAGGGGCTGGCCACCAACAGCGAGCGGGTGGCCGTCCGCGAGCGCGTGATCGAGGTGGTCGAAGGGGTCTTCGCCGACTGGGACTCCGAGCCCCTGCTCGCGCGGCTCGCCGAGGTCGGCGTGCCGGCCGGCAAGGTCCGCACCCTCGACGAGGTCTACGAGTGGGACCAGGTCGCCAGCCAGGGCCTGCTGGTCGACGTCGAGCACCCGACGCTGGGCGGGCTCACGCTGCCCGGCCCGCCGCTGCGCTTCTTCGACGCGACCGGCGACGAGGTGACGCGCACGGACCACACCGCGCCGCCGCTGCTCGACCAGCACTCCGACGAGATCCGCTCGTGGGTGTCCTCCGGGGGCGGTCAGTGA